Proteins encoded within one genomic window of Citricoccus muralis:
- a CDS encoding MaoC family dehydratase, with the protein MNHDAARPVIQQRGLYVNELQVGALYRHAPGRTLTEADNVSFTTMTMNTQSLHLDAHWAASQPFGQPLVNSMMTLAIIVGASVAQLTQGTIVANLGFEEVRFPHPLYHGDTLYSASEILGTRTSSSRPGQGIVRIRHTGENQDGVLVAECIRSVLIWESEAAHRSGSTS; encoded by the coding sequence ATGAATCACGACGCCGCACGCCCGGTCATCCAGCAGCGCGGCCTCTACGTCAACGAGCTCCAGGTCGGCGCCCTCTACCGCCACGCCCCCGGGCGCACCCTGACGGAAGCCGACAACGTCTCGTTCACCACCATGACGATGAACACCCAGTCGTTGCACCTGGACGCGCACTGGGCCGCATCGCAACCGTTCGGCCAGCCCTTGGTGAACTCGATGATGACCCTGGCCATCATCGTGGGCGCCTCCGTGGCGCAGCTGACCCAGGGCACCATCGTGGCGAATCTCGGATTCGAGGAGGTCCGCTTCCCGCACCCGCTCTACCACGGCGACACCCTGTACTCGGCCTCCGAGATCCTCGGCACCCGCACCTCGTCGTCTCGGCCCGGTCAAGGGATCGTGCGTATCCGGCACACCGGGGAGAATCAGGACGGCGTGCTGGTGGCCGAGTGCATTCGCTCCGTGCTGATCTGGGAGTCCGAAGCCGCCCACCGTTCCGGGAGCACCTCATGA
- a CDS encoding dihydrolipoamide acetyltransferase family protein yields the protein MTTTVFRLPDVGEGLTEADILAWTVHPGDEIGVNDIIVEIETAKSVVELPSPTAGRVQQLLVEAGQTVTVGTPIIEFRTDGGADEPAPESAGQTASDSEAQPGSESESESSGATLVGYGTRASTSRRARRRAQRGADAPPAPAPVTETTAEAAPESPAATGLALAKPPVRKLAKDHGVDLTLVPPTGPVGNVTREDVLAYLEASSARDSAGQGATTAVGASPLGETRQIPVKGVRKATAHAMVASAFTAPHVTEFLDVDVTATVELIRVWKSQGVFPEGVKVSPLTLLSRAVCWAVGRTPEINASWGEEFITVHGHVNLGIAVNTDRGLLVPNIKNAHALTVTELARELTELSETARAGKATPECQRGGTITITNVGVFGVDAGTPIINPGESAIVAMGQIKRRPWVVDDELAVRDVATLSVSADHRVVDGVAISQFLADLGGALEDPRALLL from the coding sequence ATGACCACCACCGTGTTCCGCCTCCCCGATGTGGGAGAGGGTCTCACCGAAGCCGACATTCTCGCCTGGACCGTGCATCCGGGTGATGAGATCGGCGTGAACGACATCATCGTGGAGATCGAGACCGCCAAATCGGTGGTGGAGCTGCCCAGCCCGACGGCCGGGCGGGTGCAGCAACTACTGGTGGAGGCCGGGCAGACGGTCACGGTCGGCACCCCCATCATCGAATTCCGCACGGACGGTGGGGCGGATGAACCCGCGCCGGAGTCAGCAGGGCAGACGGCATCTGATTCGGAGGCGCAGCCCGGATCCGAGTCCGAGTCTGAATCCAGCGGGGCCACCCTCGTCGGCTACGGCACCCGGGCCTCGACGTCGCGCCGGGCTCGCCGTCGTGCTCAGCGCGGGGCTGATGCTCCACCTGCACCCGCTCCGGTCACTGAGACGACAGCGGAGGCAGCGCCGGAATCTCCTGCGGCTACCGGTCTCGCCCTGGCGAAGCCGCCGGTGCGCAAACTCGCCAAGGACCACGGAGTGGACCTGACGCTGGTACCTCCGACCGGGCCAGTCGGCAACGTCACCCGCGAAGACGTGCTCGCCTACCTGGAGGCCAGCTCCGCACGTGACTCTGCCGGTCAGGGTGCAACGACAGCGGTCGGAGCATCGCCGCTGGGCGAGACCCGCCAGATCCCGGTGAAGGGGGTGCGCAAGGCCACTGCCCATGCCATGGTTGCCTCTGCTTTCACGGCGCCGCACGTCACCGAGTTCCTCGACGTCGACGTCACCGCCACGGTGGAGCTGATCCGAGTGTGGAAGTCCCAGGGCGTGTTCCCCGAGGGCGTGAAGGTCTCACCGCTGACCCTGCTCTCGCGCGCGGTGTGCTGGGCGGTCGGACGCACCCCGGAGATCAACGCCAGCTGGGGCGAGGAATTCATTACCGTGCACGGCCACGTGAACCTCGGCATCGCCGTGAACACCGACCGTGGGCTGCTTGTGCCGAACATTAAGAACGCCCACGCGCTGACCGTGACCGAACTGGCCCGAGAACTCACCGAGCTCTCCGAGACCGCGCGGGCGGGCAAGGCCACCCCTGAATGCCAGCGGGGCGGGACCATCACGATCACCAATGTGGGGGTGTTCGGGGTGGATGCGGGCACTCCGATTATCAATCCCGGCGAATCGGCGATCGTGGCGATGGGCCAGATCAAGCGCCGCCCCTGGGTGGTCGACGACGAGCTGGCCGTGCGCGATGTCGCGACTCTGTCGGTCTCGGCCGATCACCGGGTGGTGGACGGTGTCGCGATCTCCCAATTCCTCGCCGACCTGGGCGGCGCCCTCGAAGACCCGCGCGCCTTGCTGCTGTGA
- a CDS encoding acyl-CoA dehydrogenase family protein, giving the protein MSHQLSDEEQALVEAVREFTQEVVAPVSARHDAEHSFPYEVISQMGEMGLFGLPVPEEYGGQGGDYFALCLALEELAKVDQSVAITLEAGVSLGAMPLLRYGTEEQKQRWLPALAAGEQLAGFGLTESEAGSDAGGTRTTARLEDGHWVINGTKEFITNSGTDITSLVTVTAVTGETTRDDGSVKKEISTILVPADTPGFTAEPAYNKVGWNASDTHPLTFDDVRVPEENLLGVRGRGYANFLGILDEGRIAIAALATGAAQGCVDEVVRYARERHTFGNPIASYQAVSFKIARMQARAHTARLAYYDAAARMRAGLPFKTEAAIAKLVAGEAAMDNARDATQVFGGYGFMNEFVVSRHYRDSKILEIGEGTTEVQLMLIARSLGLDS; this is encoded by the coding sequence ATGAGCCACCAGCTCAGCGACGAAGAACAGGCGCTCGTAGAAGCGGTGCGCGAATTCACCCAGGAGGTGGTCGCCCCGGTCTCGGCCCGGCATGACGCCGAGCACAGCTTCCCCTATGAGGTGATCTCCCAGATGGGCGAGATGGGGCTGTTCGGACTGCCTGTCCCGGAGGAGTACGGCGGTCAGGGCGGGGACTATTTCGCCCTCTGTCTGGCACTGGAGGAACTGGCGAAGGTCGACCAGTCCGTGGCGATCACCCTGGAAGCCGGCGTCTCCCTCGGCGCGATGCCCCTGCTGCGCTACGGCACCGAGGAGCAGAAGCAGCGCTGGTTGCCGGCCCTGGCCGCCGGTGAGCAGCTCGCCGGGTTCGGCCTCACCGAATCCGAGGCCGGCTCCGATGCCGGGGGCACCCGCACCACCGCCCGCCTCGAGGACGGCCACTGGGTGATCAACGGGACCAAGGAGTTCATCACCAATTCAGGCACCGACATCACCTCGCTGGTCACGGTCACCGCCGTCACCGGGGAGACCACGCGCGACGACGGCAGCGTCAAAAAAGAGATCTCCACCATCCTGGTCCCGGCCGATACCCCCGGATTCACCGCCGAACCGGCCTACAACAAGGTGGGCTGGAACGCCTCCGACACCCACCCGCTGACCTTCGACGACGTCCGTGTCCCGGAGGAGAACCTGCTCGGGGTGCGCGGCCGCGGCTATGCGAATTTCCTGGGCATCCTCGACGAGGGTCGCATCGCCATCGCAGCCCTGGCCACCGGGGCCGCGCAGGGATGTGTGGATGAGGTGGTCCGCTATGCCCGCGAGCGCCACACCTTCGGTAACCCCATCGCCTCCTACCAAGCGGTGTCCTTCAAGATCGCCCGCATGCAAGCCCGCGCCCACACCGCCCGGCTGGCTTACTACGACGCCGCCGCCCGCATGCGCGCCGGGCTGCCCTTCAAAACCGAAGCCGCCATCGCCAAGCTGGTCGCAGGAGAAGCCGCCATGGACAACGCCCGCGACGCCACCCAGGTGTTCGGCGGCTACGGATTCATGAACGAATTCGTCGTCTCTCGCCACTACCGCGACTCGAAGATCCTGGAGATCGGCGAGGGCACCACCGAGGTGCAGCTGATGCTGATCGCCCGCAGTCTGGGGTTGGACTCATGA
- a CDS encoding electron transfer flavoprotein subunit alpha/FixB family protein, which translates to MSPNSAPTVLVVLDRIGAPLRSTDQQLLALAHTVAGSPESVHVLTAADADTTRNALDGLHLGSVFCADTDSNAHDAAVPAEQLADLIEHAARQTGATVLLASDAGEVSDALARVAVRLEAGLITHAVGVDAAEAGISVQKSVLAGAYTTRCAAESTVCITVKPNVVAVPETGLPAGTTPKPQPVEVPVSGPRVTVIERSPVESTGRPALTEAAAVVAGGRGLNGDFSLVEQLADALGAAVGASRAAVDAGWTEHAAQVGQTGATVSPQLYVALGISGALQHRAGMQTAQTIVAINKDPDAPIFEIADLGIVGNVTSVVPDLVQRCEKARQ; encoded by the coding sequence ATGTCACCGAATTCTGCACCCACCGTCCTCGTCGTCCTGGATCGGATCGGCGCCCCGTTGCGCTCCACCGATCAACAACTACTCGCGCTGGCCCACACCGTGGCCGGATCCCCGGAATCGGTGCACGTCCTTACCGCTGCCGACGCGGACACCACCCGCAACGCCCTGGATGGCCTACACCTGGGATCCGTATTCTGCGCGGATACTGACAGCAACGCCCACGACGCAGCGGTGCCGGCAGAGCAACTCGCCGACCTGATCGAGCACGCAGCGCGCCAGACCGGAGCCACCGTGTTGCTCGCCTCCGATGCGGGCGAGGTCTCCGATGCGCTGGCCCGCGTTGCTGTGCGCCTGGAGGCCGGGCTGATCACGCACGCGGTCGGAGTGGACGCCGCCGAGGCCGGGATCAGCGTACAGAAGTCGGTGCTGGCCGGCGCCTACACCACCCGATGCGCCGCAGAGTCAACCGTGTGCATCACCGTGAAACCCAACGTCGTCGCCGTGCCCGAGACCGGGCTGCCTGCCGGAACCACCCCGAAACCACAGCCGGTGGAGGTACCGGTCTCCGGCCCACGGGTCACCGTGATCGAGCGGTCTCCGGTAGAGTCCACGGGACGCCCGGCCCTGACCGAAGCTGCCGCCGTGGTGGCCGGTGGCCGGGGGCTGAACGGGGACTTCAGCCTCGTCGAGCAACTGGCCGATGCTCTCGGCGCCGCGGTGGGCGCGTCCCGTGCCGCGGTTGATGCCGGCTGGACGGAGCACGCCGCACAGGTGGGCCAAACGGGCGCCACCGTCTCGCCGCAGCTGTACGTGGCTCTGGGCATCTCGGGTGCACTGCAGCACCGGGCCGGAATGCAGACCGCGCAGACTATCGTCGCCATCAATAAGGACCCGGACGCCCCGATTTTCGAGATCGCCGACCTCGGCATCGTCGGAAACGTGACCTCGGTGGTGCCCGATCTCGTTCAGAGATGCGAAAAGGCTCGTCAGTGA
- a CDS encoding electron transfer flavoprotein subunit beta/FixA family protein, whose translation MHLIVLVKWAPDAQQARHLTDSHHMDRGEGILSELDEYPLETALQLREALTSPDAADSAPTVRITALTMGPAGAAAAVKKALQMGADDAVHLSDSALTGADVAATSLALRHVVETLSSTTEESMQQLVLTGMASTDGETAAVPAQLAERLGWTLVTRTTEVSLDPASATLIAVRHTETETQRVSALLPAVVTVTDQANTPRYPSFKAIMAAKKKPSETWSLSDIGLDAAELTNRVQVLEAAPRPPREAGRILTDEGDGAAVTELVEFLSARRLI comes from the coding sequence CTGCACCTGATCGTGTTGGTGAAGTGGGCCCCGGACGCCCAGCAGGCCCGCCACCTCACCGACTCCCACCACATGGACCGCGGTGAGGGCATTCTCTCCGAGCTGGACGAATACCCCCTGGAGACCGCCCTGCAACTGCGCGAAGCCCTCACGTCCCCTGACGCCGCCGACTCCGCGCCCACCGTGCGCATCACCGCACTCACCATGGGTCCCGCCGGTGCCGCCGCGGCCGTGAAAAAAGCGCTTCAGATGGGCGCTGACGACGCCGTGCACCTCAGCGATTCTGCCCTGACCGGAGCCGACGTCGCTGCCACCTCGCTGGCCCTGCGCCACGTCGTCGAGACCCTTTCGTCCACGACCGAGGAATCGATGCAACAGCTGGTGCTCACCGGCATGGCCTCCACCGACGGCGAGACCGCAGCGGTGCCCGCCCAGTTAGCCGAGCGCTTGGGCTGGACACTCGTCACACGCACCACCGAGGTATCACTGGACCCTGCTTCCGCCACCCTCATCGCGGTCCGCCACACCGAGACCGAGACCCAGCGGGTCAGTGCTCTCCTACCTGCCGTCGTCACCGTGACGGACCAGGCGAACACCCCGCGCTACCCCAGTTTCAAGGCGATCATGGCGGCGAAGAAGAAACCCTCCGAGACCTGGTCACTGTCCGATATCGGGCTCGACGCGGCCGAACTCACTAACCGCGTGCAGGTGCTTGAGGCCGCACCTCGTCCGCCGCGAGAAGCCGGGCGGATTCTCACCGATGAGGGCGACGGCGCCGCCGTCACCGAGCTGGTCGAGTTTCTCTCCGCCCGCCGGCTGATCTGA
- a CDS encoding HpcH/HpaI aldolase/citrate lyase family protein, producing the protein MTIGSTPPPFTLGPSILFCPADRPERYAKAADRADAVIVDLEDAVAPADKPAARGHLVRHLATLAEDAALLERTIVRVNPAGDATRAELDADLQVLAGTGVRHVMLAKAESADDVDKVVRALGPRVGIIGLCETPAGITRADQLAAHPSVTALMWGAEDLVAALGGSSSRHSTGTYRDVARTARSLVLLAAATHGTAAIDSIYADLTDLDGLSAEAEDAAASGFAAKACVHPSHVAPIRAAYTPTDAELEHARALLAEVPQHTGAFRFRGAMVDAPLIRHAERVVQRAERTEGETS; encoded by the coding sequence ATGACTATTGGGTCCACTCCGCCACCGTTCACCCTCGGCCCCAGCATCCTGTTCTGCCCGGCCGACCGTCCCGAACGCTATGCCAAGGCCGCCGACCGCGCCGATGCGGTCATTGTGGACCTGGAGGACGCGGTCGCCCCCGCCGACAAGCCCGCCGCCCGCGGGCACCTGGTCCGCCACCTGGCTACCCTCGCCGAAGACGCCGCGCTGCTCGAGCGCACCATCGTCCGAGTCAACCCGGCTGGGGATGCGACGCGCGCTGAGCTCGACGCCGACCTGCAGGTGCTCGCCGGCACCGGGGTGCGCCACGTGATGCTGGCCAAAGCTGAATCCGCCGACGACGTCGACAAGGTCGTCCGGGCGCTGGGCCCGCGCGTCGGCATCATCGGGCTGTGCGAAACCCCTGCCGGGATCACCCGAGCAGACCAGCTTGCCGCCCATCCCTCGGTCACCGCCCTGATGTGGGGGGCGGAGGATCTGGTCGCGGCCCTCGGCGGCAGCTCCTCACGCCACAGCACCGGCACCTACCGGGATGTCGCCCGCACCGCCCGGTCCCTGGTGCTGCTCGCCGCCGCCACCCACGGCACAGCCGCCATCGACTCCATCTATGCCGATCTCACCGACCTGGACGGGCTGAGCGCTGAAGCCGAGGACGCCGCGGCCAGCGGTTTCGCCGCCAAAGCCTGCGTTCACCCCAGCCACGTCGCCCCCATCCGCGCCGCCTACACCCCCACCGACGCCGAGCTCGAGCACGCCCGCGCCCTGCTCGCCGAAGTGCCCCAGCACACCGGGGCCTTCCGGTTCCGCGGCGCGATGGTGGACGCCCCTTTGATCCGCCACGCCGAGCGCGTCGTCCAGCGCGCCGAACGTACCGAAGGAGAGACCTCATGA